A segment of the Sphingomonas cannabina genome:
ACAGCCATAGGGCCGCGTCTCCGCCACCGACACCGGCTTGCCCGCCTTGAGCTCTCCCAGCGCCGCCAGCACATGGTTGCGCGCTCCGGCGATGTCGCCGACGTCGGAGGTCGGCTTGTCGTCGATACCGCCCTGGTAGACGAGCTTGCCCGAGCCATCGATGATATAGATGTGCGGCGTCGTCTTGGCGCCATAGCCCTTGCCGACCACGCCCTTGGGATCGAGCAGATAGTCGGTCGGCGTCGCCTTCGTCTTCTTGACGAACGCCTGCGCCTCGGCGCCGGTCATGTAGCCCTGCTTGCCCGGCGCGCCCGAGTTGATCGTCAGCCACACCACGCCATCGGCGCGCGCGGCGGCCTGGGTCTTCTGCATGTTGCCGCTGTTGTAGTGCTTCTGCACGAAGGGGCAGCCGGGGTTGTTCCACTCGAGCACCACGGTCTTGCCGCGGAACTGCGACAGCTCGACGTTGCGGCCGTTCATGTCGGTCAGGCGGAAATTGCCGGCCTGGGCGCCGACGGTCTGCTCGGCGCCGGCGGGCACTGCCAGCGCCATGGCAACGGCCAGGGTTGCGAAAGCCAGTCTCATCCTGTCTCTCCCTATCAGCCCCCCGCCCGCTCGATCAGCATCGCCTGGGTCAGCACCTGCGGCAGCACCTCAGGCTGCGAGCCGCCGCGACCATACCATAGATAGAGCGGAACGCCTGCCCGATTATGCGCCTCGATGAAGCGGCCGAGCGCCGGATCGCCGTCGGTCCAGTCGCCGACCAGCACCGCGACCTTGCCCTTCGCCAGCGCGTCGCGGACGGCGGCGGTCTCGATCACCGCCTTCTCGTTGACCTTGCAGGTGAGGCACCAGTCGGCGGTGAAATAGGCGAACACCGGCCGCCCCTCCGCCCGTAGCTGGGCGAGGCGGGTCTCGGAGAAGGGTTCGGTGCCGGCTACCTCGGCTGCGGCCTGAGCCGGCGCACGCGTGATCATGGCGACACCGGTGAGCGCTGCGACCACGGCCACCGTGCCCGGCAACCACGCGAGCGCGCGGCCTTTCGCCTGTCTCAGCCCCGTCCACCACAGCCCCGCCGCCAGCAACGCCGCGGCGGCAAGGCCGATCGTCATGCCACTGACGCCGGCCTCTTGCCCCAGCACCCAGGCGAGCGCGAGCGCGGTCAGGAACATCGGCACCGCGAGGATACGCCGCAGCGTCTCCATCCACGGCCCCGGCTTGGGCAGGCGCCGGCGGAGTGCCGGGATAAAGCCGATCGCCAGGAACGGCAGCGCGAGCCCGAGGCCGAGGCCAGCGAACACGGTGAGCGCGCCCCACCATGGCAGCACTAGCGCGGCGGCCAACGCTGTGGCCATGAACGGGCCGGCGCACGGCGTCGCCACGAAAGCGGCGAGCGCGCCGGTGGCGAAAGCGCCGCCCTTGCCGCTCGCCGCAAGCCGATTGGCCATACCCGGCGCGCTCAGTTCGAACAGCCCGGCGAGGTTGAAGGCGATCGCCGTCACCAGCAGCAGCAGGACGAAGATCACGCGCGGGTCCTGGAGCTGGAACGCCCAGCCGACGGTCGCGCCGCCTGCCCTCAACGCCAGCAGGATCGCGCCGAGCGCCACGCACATCAGCACCACCCCGGCGGTATAGGCGAGCGCCTCGCCCCGCGCGCCCTCGCCGCCCGAGCGGGCGAGGCTCAACGCCTTGAGGCTGAGGATCGGGAAGACGCAGGGCATGACGTTGAGGATCAGCCCGCCAAGCACCGCCCCGGCGAAGGCCGCCAGCGCCGCGCCCCAGGCCATCGCCTGCTGCGGCGCCGCTACGGCACCCGGAGTTGCGCGAACCGAGAAGCCTTGTCCCTCGCCGGTCGCCAGCACGCCCTCGACCGCAGGGGGTCCGCCAGCCTTGGCCTTGGTCTCGACCACCAGCAGGTCGCCCTCGCGCGACACCTTCTGCGGGGCGGCATAGTCGATCGCGCCGTCGGTCAGCGGGAAGAAATAGACGTCCTTCGCTGGTGCACCGGCCGGGAAAGGCACGCCGAGGCGGAAGGTGCCGCCGTCGATCGCGAAGCTTGCCGGGCTGCCCAGCGGCTTGGGCAGCGCCCGGCGCCAGCCGTCGAACTCAGCCCGGCGCTTGGGCGGGATCGCGCCGTCGCCGACGGTCAGCGCGGTCGCCAGCGTCGCGCTCTCGGGGACGCAGATCTCCTCGGTGCAGACGAGATAGTCGAGCTTGACCCCGATCGGCAGCCGCATGCCCGCCGCGAGGCCGGCGGGGAGCTTCAACGTCACGAACTGGGTGAACGGCCCCTCGTAGACATAGTTCATCAGGCCCGCGATCAGCAGCCGGTGCGGCACCGGATATTGGATCGGCCCAACCGTCACGCCGGCGGGCAGCGTCCAGTGCGCCTCGGTCTCGACGCCGGCGTCCCCGGGGTTCTTCCAATAGCCATGCCAGCCCGCCTCCGGTCGCGAGACAAAGGCCAGCGTCACCTCGCCCCCCGCCGCCGGACGGTCGGTCTCCGCCACCAGATCGATCGCGATATGCCGCTGTCCCGGCGTCTGCGCGATCGCCGGAATGGCTAGCCAGGCAGCGAGCGTCATCAACACGAAAGAAACCAGCCGCATCAGCATCCGCGTCCTTGCCGCCCCGCTCCCGCTCCCTCATAGCGCGTCCCGCGCCCTTTGCACTTCCGGAGACTGGATTTGAAGCTCGCTCCCTTCGCCGCCCTGGCCGCGCTTCTCGCCACGCCGCTCGCCGCGCAGGAGGCGCCCCCGCCGCCGCCCGCTCCCAAGCTGATCGTGTTCATCTCGGTCGACCAGTTCTCCGCCGACCTGTTCGCCGAGTATCGCAACCACTGGACCGGCGGCTTCGCACGGCTGCTGCAGGGCGCGGTGTTCCCCTCCGGCTACCAGAGCCATGCCGCGACCGAGACCTGCCCCGGCCATTCGACGCTGCTGACCGGCGATCATCCGTCGCGCACCGGCATCATCGCCAATGACTGGGTCGATCTCAAGACGGCGCGCGAGGACAAGACCGTCTATTGCGCCGAGGACGAGAGCGTGCCGGGCAGCAATTCGAGCGCCTATACCGTCTCGGACAAGCACCTGCGGGTGCCGACGCTGGGCGAGCGGATGAAGGCGGTAAATCCCGAGAGCCGCGTCGTCTCGGTCGCTGGCAAGGATCGCGCAGCAGTGATGATGGGCGGCCACAAGGTCGACGAGCTGTGGTGGTGGAACGGCAAGGCCTATGTGAGCTACGCCGGCCGCACCGAACCGGCCGCGGTGACGCGCGCCAACGCCGCGGTCGCGAAGCAGATCGCGACGGAGCAGCCGCCGCTCGACCTGCCCGACTTCTGCCGGCCGCACGACCATGCGGTCGCGATCGGCGCCGGCAAGACGGTGGGCACCGGACATTTCGCCCGGGCCGCGGGCAATGCCTCGGCCTTCCGCGCGTCGCCCGAGTTCGACGGCGCGACGCTGGCGCTGGCGGCGGCGCTGATCCAGGACATGAAGCTCGGCCGCGGCAGCGCGCCCGACATCATCTCGATCGGCGCGTCGGCGACCGACTATGTCGGCCACACCTATGGCACCGAGGGGGCGGAGATGTGCCTCCAACTCGCCTCGCTCGACCGCGACCTCGGCGATTTCTTCGCGATGCTCGATGCGACTGGCGTCGACTATGTGGTCGGCCTGTCCGCGGATCATGGCGGGCACGACCTGCCCGAGCGCAACCGCGAGGATGCCGCCCCGACGGCGCAGCGGCTCGATCCCGCACTGAGCACCAAGGCGGTGAACCAGATCGTCGCGACACGGCTCGGCCTGTCCGGCCAGCTGCTGTGGGGCGGCCCCGCCGGCGACGTGTGGATCGACCCCAAGCTTCCCAAGGCGCAGCACGACCGCGTGCTCGCCGAGACGGTGAAGACGATCGCCGCCTATCCTCAGGTGCAGGCTGTGTTCACCGCCGCCCAGATCGCCGCCACGCCGCGCCCACACACGCCGCCCGAGACCTGGACGCTGCTCGAGCGGGCGCGTGAGTCCTACGATCCGGAACGGTCGGGCGACCTGGTGGTGGCGCTCAAGCCACGGGTCACGCCGATCCCCGACCCGACCAAGGGCTATGTCGCCACCCATGGCAGCTTCTGGGACTATGACCGCCGCGTGCCGATGCTGTTCTGGCGCAAGGGGATGACCGGTTTCGAGCAGCCGCTGTCGGTAGAGACCGTCGACATCGCCCCGACTCTGGGGGCCCTGGTCGGGGTCAGGTTCGCGCCGGGTGATGTCGATGGACGTTGCCTTGATCTGGTGGCGGGGCCGGCGACGAGCTGCCCGAACTGATCAAATCCTCCCCGAGCTCGCTCGGGGAGGGGGACCGTTCGCGCCAGCGAATGGTGGAGGGGAATGCGGCAGACGAGTCGTTCGTAGCCTTTCCCCTCCACCACTCGCCTTCGGCGAGCGGTCCCCTTCCCCAAGCAAGCTTGGGGAGGAATGGATCACTTCTCCCCCTTCTCCAGCATCCTGATGATGCCGGAGAAGTCCCGCCCTGCCTCGCCCATGTCGACGAAGCGCTGATAGAGCTCGGCCGCCTTCGCCCCCATCGGCGTGTCGGCGTCGACGCTCGCGGCGGCGTCCATGGCGAGGCGCAGGTCCTTGAGCATCAGCGCGGCCGCGAAGCCGCCCTGATAGTCGTGGTCGGCGGGTGTCTCCGGGCCGACACCAGGCACCGGGGCATAGGTCGTCATCGACCAGCTCTGGCCCGAGCTGACCGAGGCGATGTCGAAGAACTTCTGCGGATCGAGCCCGAGCTTCCGGGCGAGCACGAACGCCTCGCAGGTCGCGATCATCGTCGCGCCGAGGATCATGTTGTTGCAGATCTTCGCGGCCTGCCCGGCGCCGTTGCCGCCGGCGTGGATCACCGCCTTGCCCATATCGGCCAAGAAGACCTCGGCCCGCTCAAACGCCGCCGCCGAGCCGCCGACCATGAAGGTGAGCGTGCCCGCATTGGCCGCGCCGATCCCGCCGGAGACCGGCGCGTCGACCGCCGTCAGCCCCTTGGCCGCGGCGGCCTCGGCGAGGCGGCGGGCAGTGGCGACCTCGATCGTCGAGCAGTCGATCAGCAGCGCGGTCTTGGCCGCATTGCCGAACACGGCCTCCTCATAGACCTGCTCGACGTGACGGCCGGCCGGCAGCATCGTGATCACCGCCTCGGCATCCTCGATCGTCGCCGCCGCGCTCTCGGCGGGGAGGCAGCCGGCCGACTTGGCGCGGGCCAGCGCCTCCGCCGACAAATCGAAAGCGCGGACGTCGTGCCCCGCCTTGGCAAGGTTCGCGGCCATGCCGCCGCCCATGTTGCCGAGCCCGATAAATGCGATGCGTGCCATCCCTATTTCCCCGTCCACTTGCCCGGCCGCTTCTCGACGAAGGCGGCCATGCCTTCCTTCTGGTCCGCGGTCCCGAACAGGCCGTGGAACAGCCGGCGCTCGAACTGCACGCCCTGGTGGAGCGTGGTCTCGAACGCGGCGTTCACCATCTCCTTGTTGGCGAGCACCGCGAGCGGCGCCATGCCGGCGATCGTCGTCGCGGTCTTCACCGCCTCCTCGACCAGATCGGCCACCGGCACGATGCGGCTGACGAGGCCGGCGCGCTCCGCCTCCTCGGCGTCCATCATGCGGCCGGTCAGGCACATCTCCATCGCCTTGGCCTTGCCGACCGCGCGCGTCAGCCGCTGCGAGCCGCCCATGCCGGGGGAGACGCCGAGCTTGATCTCGGGCTGGCCGAACTTCGCCGTGTCCGCCGCCAGGATGAAGTCGCACATCATCGCCAGCTCGCAGCCGCCGCCCAGCGCATAGCCGGCGACCGCGGCGATCACCGGCTTGCGGGTGGCGGCGAACCGCTCCCAGCCGGCGAAGAAGTTGCTGCCGTACATGTCGGCGAAGCCCTGGCGCTCCATTTCCTTGATGTCGGCGCCGGCAGCGAACGCCTTCTCGCTGCCGGTGAGGACGGCGCAGCCCTGTCCCGCGTCGGCATCGAACGCGGCCATGGCGTCCAGCAGCTCGGCCAGCACCTGGCTGTTGAGCGCGTTCAGCGCCTGCGGGCGGTTGAGCGTGACCAGCGTGACCGGCCCGCGCTGTTCGGCGAGGATGGTTTCGTATTTCGACATCAGTCTCTCCCTGCGTCATCCCGGCGGAAGCCGGGATCCAGAGCCGCAGGCGGTGCGGCCGCCGGCCCTGGACCCCGGCTTTCGCCGGGATGACGGTGAATGTTCAGGCCGGCGTCCACACCTCACCCTCCGGCAACGGCGCGAAGATTTCGTCCAGCAGCGCGTCCGTGACGCCTTCCGGCGTCGCCGGGTTCCATTTCGGCGCATTGTCCTTGTCGACGATCACCGCGCGGACGCCCTCGATGAAGTCGGGGCGGGTGCAGACGCGGCTGGCGACGGCATATTCCTGGCGCATCTCGTCGGCGAAGCTCGCCATGCCGGCGCCCTCGCGCAGCAGGCGGAGCGAGACCTTCATCGTCTGCGGCGATTTGGTGCGCAGGGTCTCGAGCTGCTGGCGCGCCCATTCGCCGTCGTCCTCCGCCAGCGAGGCGAGGATGTCCTCCAGCCGGTCGGAGGCGAATAGCCGGTCGATATTCTCCAGATGATCGAATAGTCCCGGCCTCTGTAACCCCCCGCCCTTGTCACCTAATGTCGTCTCAATATCGCGCGGATACTTCACGATGAGTTCCTTCACGAGATCGAGGCTCTCAGAAGCGACACCATGGGTGGCCAATCCGAGACCGAGGCAATCGCCCCCATTCGCTCGATATCCGGTAAGCGCGAGATACTGACCCACACGGCCCGGCAACCGCGAGAGATACCAACCGCCGCCTACATCCGGGAACAGGCCAATGCCGGTCTCGGGCATGGCGAGTTTGGTGTTCTCGGTCGCGACGCGGAACTTCGCGGGCAGCGAGATGCCGACCCCCCCGCCCATGGTGATGCCGTCCATGAAGGCGACGACCGGCTTCGCATAGGTGAACAGCCGGTGGTTGAGGCGGTATTCGGTGAAGAAGAATTCGCGCGCCGCGCGGCCGTCGGCCTTGCCGCTCTCAGCGACCATGCGGATGTCGCCGCCCGCGCAGAAGCCACGGCCTTCGGCATGGTCGATCAGCACCGCCTCGACCGCAGGATTCCCCTCCCACGAATCGAGCGCCTCCAGCATCGCGGCGCACATGCCGGTGTTGAGCGCGTGAATCGCCTTCGGTCGGTTGAGTCGGATGCGGCCGGCGTGGTTTTCGGTGAAGGTCAGGACATCGGTCATCACTGCTCCTCCCCGGCACGGGGAGGGGGACCGCCGGCGCAGCCGGTGGTGGAGGGGGCCCTCCACTCACAAATCGCTCGGGGCCGGGCCCCCTCCACCATGCTTCGCATGGTCCCCCTCCCCGTCCCGGGGAGGAGCTTTAGAGTCGTCTTCATTGCCGCGTCAGCTCCCGTCCGACGATCATCCGCATCACCTGGTTGGTGCCCTCCAGGATCGAATGGACGCGCAGGTCGCGCCAGAAGCGTTCGATCGGGTAATCCATGAGATAGCCATAGCCGCCATGGAGCTGGAGCGCGCGGTCGACGA
Coding sequences within it:
- a CDS encoding thioredoxin family protein; translated protein: MRLAFATLAVAMALAVPAGAEQTVGAQAGNFRLTDMNGRNVELSQFRGKTVVLEWNNPGCPFVQKHYNSGNMQKTQAAARADGVVWLTINSGAPGKQGYMTGAEAQAFVKKTKATPTDYLLDPKGVVGKGYGAKTTPHIYIIDGSGKLVYQGGIDDKPTSDVGDIAGARNHVLAALGELKAGKPVSVAETRPYGCSVKYAD
- a CDS encoding protein-disulfide reductase DsbD family protein, whose translation is MRLVSFVLMTLAAWLAIPAIAQTPGQRHIAIDLVAETDRPAAGGEVTLAFVSRPEAGWHGYWKNPGDAGVETEAHWTLPAGVTVGPIQYPVPHRLLIAGLMNYVYEGPFTQFVTLKLPAGLAAGMRLPIGVKLDYLVCTEEICVPESATLATALTVGDGAIPPKRRAEFDGWRRALPKPLGSPASFAIDGGTFRLGVPFPAGAPAKDVYFFPLTDGAIDYAAPQKVSREGDLLVVETKAKAGGPPAVEGVLATGEGQGFSVRATPGAVAAPQQAMAWGAALAAFAGAVLGGLILNVMPCVFPILSLKALSLARSGGEGARGEALAYTAGVVLMCVALGAILLALRAGGATVGWAFQLQDPRVIFVLLLLVTAIAFNLAGLFELSAPGMANRLAASGKGGAFATGALAAFVATPCAGPFMATALAAALVLPWWGALTVFAGLGLGLALPFLAIGFIPALRRRLPKPGPWMETLRRILAVPMFLTALALAWVLGQEAGVSGMTIGLAAAALLAAGLWWTGLRQAKGRALAWLPGTVAVVAALTGVAMITRAPAQAAAEVAGTEPFSETRLAQLRAEGRPVFAYFTADWCLTCKVNEKAVIETAAVRDALAKGKVAVLVGDWTDGDPALGRFIEAHNRAGVPLYLWYGRGGSQPEVLPQVLTQAMLIERAGG
- a CDS encoding alkaline phosphatase family protein, encoding MKLAPFAALAALLATPLAAQEAPPPPPAPKLIVFISVDQFSADLFAEYRNHWTGGFARLLQGAVFPSGYQSHAATETCPGHSTLLTGDHPSRTGIIANDWVDLKTAREDKTVYCAEDESVPGSNSSAYTVSDKHLRVPTLGERMKAVNPESRVVSVAGKDRAAVMMGGHKVDELWWWNGKAYVSYAGRTEPAAVTRANAAVAKQIATEQPPLDLPDFCRPHDHAVAIGAGKTVGTGHFARAAGNASAFRASPEFDGATLALAAALIQDMKLGRGSAPDIISIGASATDYVGHTYGTEGAEMCLQLASLDRDLGDFFAMLDATGVDYVVGLSADHGGHDLPERNREDAAPTAQRLDPALSTKAVNQIVATRLGLSGQLLWGGPAGDVWIDPKLPKAQHDRVLAETVKTIAAYPQVQAVFTAAQIAATPRPHTPPETWTLLERARESYDPERSGDLVVALKPRVTPIPDPTKGYVATHGSFWDYDRRVPMLFWRKGMTGFEQPLSVETVDIAPTLGALVGVRFAPGDVDGRCLDLVAGPATSCPN
- the mmsB gene encoding 3-hydroxyisobutyrate dehydrogenase, encoding MARIAFIGLGNMGGGMAANLAKAGHDVRAFDLSAEALARAKSAGCLPAESAAATIEDAEAVITMLPAGRHVEQVYEEAVFGNAAKTALLIDCSTIEVATARRLAEAAAAKGLTAVDAPVSGGIGAANAGTLTFMVGGSAAAFERAEVFLADMGKAVIHAGGNGAGQAAKICNNMILGATMIATCEAFVLARKLGLDPQKFFDIASVSSGQSWSMTTYAPVPGVGPETPADHDYQGGFAAALMLKDLRLAMDAAASVDADTPMGAKAAELYQRFVDMGEAGRDFSGIIRMLEKGEK
- a CDS encoding enoyl-CoA hydratase, which translates into the protein MSKYETILAEQRGPVTLVTLNRPQALNALNSQVLAELLDAMAAFDADAGQGCAVLTGSEKAFAAGADIKEMERQGFADMYGSNFFAGWERFAATRKPVIAAVAGYALGGGCELAMMCDFILAADTAKFGQPEIKLGVSPGMGGSQRLTRAVGKAKAMEMCLTGRMMDAEEAERAGLVSRIVPVADLVEEAVKTATTIAGMAPLAVLANKEMVNAAFETTLHQGVQFERRLFHGLFGTADQKEGMAAFVEKRPGKWTGK
- a CDS encoding enoyl-CoA hydratase/isomerase family protein — its product is MTDVLTFTENHAGRIRLNRPKAIHALNTGMCAAMLEALDSWEGNPAVEAVLIDHAEGRGFCAGGDIRMVAESGKADGRAAREFFFTEYRLNHRLFTYAKPVVAFMDGITMGGGVGISLPAKFRVATENTKLAMPETGIGLFPDVGGGWYLSRLPGRVGQYLALTGYRANGGDCLGLGLATHGVASESLDLVKELIVKYPRDIETTLGDKGGGLQRPGLFDHLENIDRLFASDRLEDILASLAEDDGEWARQQLETLRTKSPQTMKVSLRLLREGAGMASFADEMRQEYAVASRVCTRPDFIEGVRAVIVDKDNAPKWNPATPEGVTDALLDEIFAPLPEGEVWTPA